The sequence CCGACGATATTATCGTGCATTTGCACCATGGCCTTCCACCAGTAAGTTTTGATGTTGTTCTTTAGTTCGGCCCCATTTTGCCCGTAATCGTAAACGGCGCTCAGGCCGTCGTAAATTTCGCTCGATGGAAAAACAAAGCCATACTCCTTGGCATGGGCGATAACATTTTTAAACAGTTCGTCGGTATTTGTACTCATAACGTTGCAAAGATAGTTTTTAGTCCGGAAGTCCGAAAGACCGTAAGTGGTTAATGTCGATTATTTTAGTAGGATTTTTTAGAATGCGCGGATGAATGTCTGAAACAGAATTAAAGAATGAACAGAATTCTGGAAATTCTAAAATTCGGTGAATTCGGGTTCAGACAAAATGACCCAATGACAGCGAAGCGAATGACTAATGACCGAACCTCACGATCTGGAAAAACAAGATCATGCGGTAAAACTGTATGAACGAGAAAAAGCTGCCTGCTATCAGCAAGGCTACAACAATGCTCCAGATAAGATGTGGCTTGTAAAAGCGATTAATGGCAACAGCGGCGTATATACCAACACAAGCCGTGGTTAGCAAGCTGGAAATATTATCAAAATCGGCCGAGTAGCTTATGCGGGTAATGGCATAAAACGGTAGGGTAACAAAATAAAAACTGGCCAGCGCCAATAATAGTATAAAGGCGCAAAAGTGAGTGGCAAAGGTTAAATGTTCCACAAAATATTGCTTCTTCTTAAAAAAGAAAAGGGCAAATATTCCCCCGTATAAAGGGATAAACAGGAAGATCATTTCCTTTGACAATACTTTTATCTTCTCGTTAAAAAGCTGAGTGTATTCGGCTAAAGTGAGATGTTTTTCGGCAAGTAACCCGCCGATTATTTGTTTGGTGTTGTAATTGGTAAAAGGAGTGAAAGTAATATAGTTATAAAGGCTAAGGCTGTACATATTGTGAAAGGCCAATACAAAAAACAGCAAATTCACCACCAAAAAAAACTGGATGGGGCGCATAAAATACACTCGTCGCCCATGGGTGTATTCTAAACTTAGCTGGCCCGGTTTAGTAATAAGCATTTTTACCGTACGGAAAAACTTATTATCAAAGTGCATAAAGCCCTCAAACAATTCTTCGGCAAATTCTTTAAGCGATAATTGCTTCGGATCGAACGATTTTTCGCCGCAGCTTGGGCAAAATTTTTCGGGGTGGCTGTTACCACAGGTTTTACACTCCATTATTTAATGCTGATCAGTTTTAGTTGCTGCAATATAATTAATTGCGGTGAAAAATGCGATGATGGCAATTTAACCACAGAGGTCACAGAGGAAGAAACCACAGAGGACACGGAGCTTTTATAGTTCAATAAACTTGCTCTTTGTGTCAATTTGTGAAAGGTCTCTGTGTTCTCTGTGCAAACCTCCGTGTCCTCTGTGGTTAGATCTTCACAACACCTCTTAACTTTCTCACATCTCATATCTCATATCTCGCATCTAACATCTAAATTTGAGGCCATGAGCATCAGCGTACAGGGATTAACCAAAGTATACGGCAGCCAGAAGGCGGTTGATAACATCAGCTTTACGGCGCAGCCTGGCGTATTGGGCTTTTTGGGGCCTAACGGCGCGGGCAAATCCACCACCATGAAAATGCTGACGGGCTTTGTACCGCAAACGTCGGGTACGGCTACGGTTGCGGGGTTTGATATCAATACCCAGTCGCTGGAGGTGCGCAGCCGCATCGGGTACCTGCCCGAGAACAATCCGCTGTACCTGGATATGTACGTAAAGGAATCGCTGGCATTTATTGCCGGCATCCATGGCATGAAGGAACCTGCCCTACGCATTGCCGAAGTAATTGAACTGACCGGCCTGCAGCCCGAGCAGCATAAAAAGATAGGGCAGCTATCGCGCGGGTACCGCCAAAGGGTAGGCCTGGCGCAGGCCATCCTGCATAATCCCGAAGTACTGATACTGGATGAACCTACATCCGGTCTCGACCCGAACCAGTTGATCGGCATCCGCCAGCTGATCCGTGATTTGGGTAAAACTAAAACCATCATCCTGAGCACCCACATTATGCAGGAGGTAGAAGCGGTTTGTAACCAGGTGATCATTATTAACAAAGGCAAAATAGTAGCCGATGATACGCTTAAAGGATTAACCGATGTGCACAAGGGCCAATCGTTAGAGCAGATTTTTATCAGCCTTACTAATAATTAAGGGATAATAAAATGTTACTTTTAGGGTTGTATTTATTCACAACCGCCTACAATGAAAAAAAGCCTTACCCTGTTTTTATTACTGGCCGCATTGGCTATTACCGCTAACGCCCAAAAAAAGCCGGCTGGCAATTTTTTTAACCTTGCCATACAAGGCGCTATGCCTGTTAGTAACAACGAGTACAATTTTGGTATCGGTATATCCGGTCAGTTCGAGATCCCGGTATCAACAGATGTCCATTTTACAGCTGGGGCAGGATATATCAGTTTGCAAATAAAAGATAGTTTTAAAAAAATACTCTCCGCCGCGGGCGATAACTCCTCGTCGCATGGTTTTATCCCGGTGCAAATCGGTATCAAATATTTTTTATCACAGCAATTTTATGCCGCGGCACAAACCGGCGCGGTACTTGGCAGTAAAAGCGGTACGGGCACGGCCTTTATCTATAGCCCCGGCCTTGGCTGCGTGATACCTGTACAAAACGGCAATGCCTTTGATATTGGTGTACGGTACGAGGGCTGGGCTCAAAGCAATAGCCTTAACTTTATTGGGGTGCATGCCGCTTTTAAATTCGGTTTGTAATATTTTAATTGAAAGAAGACTTTTAAACGGAATAGGGTTTGGAGGCCACCTCTTGTTTATGCAATAAACTGTATTTTTAACCTCATCAATTATCAATACCCGTATATGAAAAAAATAATACTCTCGTTAATGCTGCTGGCGGGCGTTGGCCTAACGGTAAAAGCCCAGGAGTTCCCGCGTACCGCTTTCAGCATAGGCCCCGAACTGGGTTTCCCGTCTAATAGCGTTTACAATATTGGTTACGGCGCATCGGCTAAAATTGAATTTCCGGTTGTGGGCAAGCTTGGCCTTTCATTAACCGGCGGATATAGCCGTTTTCACTATAAAAGCTCGCTTACCGGTGCTTTCGGCGCGCAGGCGCCAAGTTCGTTTATCCCGCTAAAGGCAGGTGTGCGCTATGGCGTTAGCACTGGTCTTTACCTGGAGGCTGAGGGAGGTAATGTCATCGAAACCACCAGCAATTTCACCAACAATAGCCGCAATATGTTCGCGTTTTCTATTGGCCCGGGCTTCCTTTTCCGGATCAGCGAGAAACAAAATATCGATTTGGGTATCCGGTACGAGCAGTGGTCTAAAAACGTGCTGAAACAAACCGCGCTAAGGGTAGCCTACCGCATAGGCTGGTAGATATAAATATATTTAACCAGGCCATGTTGCATCAAATTTTAAAGCAAGCGCTATTTATATCCGGTATTACGCTGCCCTTGTGGCTCGTTTTCAGGATTGTAGTGAACAGCTATAAAAAGCGGCAGGGCACCGGGCTTTTGTGGGGACAGGAGTTAAAGCAATTTGTGCTTTACGTGTATATCATCTGCGTTTTAATGATCACCGTGATGCCCCTGCCAATGACCAGGCACCACGGGCCTAAGCGCGGCCATATCAATATTTTACCAATAGCAAATACGGCCAAACAATTTAACGCGGTGTTAGCCCGCGGCACCCACGGAATGATGGTACACGCGCTGGAGAACATTGTAGGGAACGTGATCTTATTTTTGCCCTTAGGCATTTGCCTGCCTATGTTGTGGCCGCAGTATTTTAACTTTAAAAGGGTTTTGCTTACCGCCTTCCTGTTCTCGCTGACTATCGAACTAACGCAACTGTTTTCGCGGCAATTTGGGATATACCGATCGGTTGATGTAGATGATGTGATATTAAATACCTGCGGCGCCATTTTAGGTTTTGCTACCATCGGGCGGCTGTTCAGGCAAAAGCGCGTGCTTAACCAAGTTTAGATAAATAACAGATAATGTCAGCCAAAGATCACATTCAGGCCGATCATTAGTTAGCAGGCATCCGGGCAATCATTTTTTGCGTTTGTAAGGATATACAGGTAAAAACGTCTAACAAAAAACACAATACATTTTATAAGGACTATATGAAGAAGAACATTTTTTATTTGATACTGCTGTTCACCATCAGTTGCGCCACAGTCTTCGCACAGGATCACGACATCAGCGGCAGCAAAAGTTTTAAGGAGATGAATAGCCATAAGGCCACGGCATCTAAAACAAAAAAGCTGGATACAGCTACCTTTGCCACCGGCTGCTTCTGGTGTACTGAAGCCAAGTTTCAGCAATTGAAGGGCGTTAAAACAGTAACCTCGGGCTTTACCGGCGGGCATGTTAAAAACCCTACCTACGAACAGGTTTGCACCGGCGAGACCGGCCATGCCGAAGCTTGTAACATTGTTTATGATCCGGCGGTGATCAGTTATGATGAACTGCTGGCCGCCTTTTTTACCGCGCACGACCCAACCCAGCTTAACCGCCAGGGCAATGATGAAGGCACGCAATACCGCTCGGATATATTTTACCACAATGCCGATCAGAAAAGCAAAGCTCAATATTATATTGCCAAGCTGAACGAAGAAAAGGTGTACAAGGATAAGATAGTTACCCGTGTTGATCCCTACACCGCGTTTTACAAAGCCGAGGGCTATCACCAGGATTATTTTAACCGCAACCCTAACCAGGCCTATTGTAAATATGTGATACAGCCCGCGCTGGAAAAATTTAAGGCCGTATTTAAAGACAAAATGAAAAAATGAAAAGGATAGTAGTTTTAATAGCATTGTTTTGCGCCGTGAGTGGCGCTTATGCGCAAAATATTAAAAACGATAAGGCGCACGCCAACAACCCTTATTACAGTAACACGGACACAAAAAAGCTGCACGTAAGTAATGCCGAGTGGAAGAAGATCCTCCCGCCCGCGTTGTATGCTACAGCCCGCGAAGCCGATACCGAGCGCCCCTTTACCGGTAAGTACTGGAACGCCAATGCAAAGGGTACCTACTATTGCGCGGTGTGCGGTAACCTTTTGTTCCGTAGCACGGCTAAGTTTGCCAGCGATTGCGGCTGGCCCAGCTTTTTTGAAACGCAAAATAAAAACGCGGTGATCTATCGCGAAGATCATTCGGTGGGAATGGATCGTACCGAGGTGCTTTGCGCCCGCTGCGAATCGCACCTGGGGCATATTTTTGACGACGGCCCGCCACCTACCGGCAAGCGCTTCTGCATGAACTCGGTTTCGCTTGATTTTTTGCCGGATGAGTTGAAGAAGAAGTAGTAACACGCACTTTCAATAGCTATATAAGGACTTACGAAGTTTTTAAAACTTCGTAAGTCTTTTTTGTTTATAACGATGTCATTGCGAGGAGCGGCGCGGGTATGTGAAGCGGGGCGACGCGGCAATCTCGTCGCTTTGCTCTGCTTACTACGAGATTGCCGCGCTATCGCTCGCAATGACAAGTTGTGTAATTATTCTGTTCAAGCACACTTTCATCACATTTTTCAACCCTTTAGTCACATTTATTTTCCTGCCGGCTACAGCTGCCGTATGCTTGTATCATAATTAAAAAACGAGATATGAAATACAGCAGAATAGAGTTTGGCATCGCTACCTTTTTGTTCGTAATGTTCCTTTTTGCCAGCATTGGCGGAGGCAGGTTTCCCGGGGGCTGGGGATTTGGCTATATGTTAATGACAACCTCGGCCTACGTGGGCTTCCTGTTACTTAATTATTATGTAGTGCCAACGTTTTGGTTCAAAAAGCGCTACTTCGAGGCAGTGGGCTTAACGCTGTCGGTATACACCATGGTCGGGTTGTGCAACACGGTGCTCTTTAGTTATACCCGCTCGTGGATGTACGATAGGGTCTCGCTTTTCCAGGCTAATCTTTCTTTTTTAAGTTATGGTTTTTCTGTAGCGGGCTTGTTTATGCTTATTTACGCTTTATATGTGCTCGTCAGGGAAATTATCTTTTACCAGTATAAACTGGCACAGGTAAAGCAAAGCCTGCCGTCGCGTATCACCCGCGAGATTGTACTCGTTTTTAGCATATGGTTGGCTATACTGTTACCTATGCTGGTGCTTCGGGGAACTGGGCTGATGCGTGATATTGGTCCTTTCTACTTTTTTACATTCCCTTATTGCTGCATCATTTATTTCCTCAATTTATACTGGCTTATCCCCGGTTATAAAAATAACCCAGAAAACACTGGCCTGAAATACTTCTTTAGTATACTGGGAATAGCAATAGCGGTGGGTCTTATACAAGTCGCCTTGCTATTGCAAATGCGTTACTCGTTAACAGGCATAATTATATTATTCTGGCTGATACCTACGGCTATCTCTGTTGCCGCATCATGGTGGATATACTGGCGCAACCAGGAAACGTTCAGGCAGTTAACTACATTGCAAACAGCTTTGGGCAATACCAGCGCCAACCTGCAATACCTGCGCTCGCAGATCAACCCGCACTTTTTGTTTAACGCGCTGAATACCCTTTATGGCACCGCCCTGATGGAAAAGGCTGATAAAACCGGCGAGGGCATCCAGAAGCTGGGCGATATGATGCGCTTTATGCTGCACGAAAATCACCAGGATAAAATTGCCCTTAATCGGGAGCTGGAGTACCTGCACAACTATATCGACCTGCAAAATATGCGGCTGGCGCTATCGCCCGATATGGAGATCGATATCCAGATAGATGAAATGGATGGTTATTACGAAATAGCCCCCATGCTGCTGATCCCTTTTATAGAGAACGCCTACAAACATGGCATTAGCCTGCAAAGCAAATCGTGGATAAACGCCAGCCTTTACAAGCAGGGTGATGTACTACACCTGGATGTGCACAACAGCATCCACCCTGTTTATATGAACGACCCCGAGCGCGATCAATCGGGCACCGGCTTAGCTAATGTGCGCCAACGGCTGGAACTCGTTTATCCCCGCCGGCACGAACTGGTGGTACGACAAAACGCCAAAGAGTTCTTCGTTCACCTATCCATCACTTTAAATACTATAAAACCATAATAAAATGAAAAATCTTTATGTAACCCTTTTATTGGCGCTGGTTTTTTCCGGCAGCCACGGGCAAAGCTTTACCCTTAAAGGCCACGTTACCATGGCCGATAGCCTCATTATTATATTCACCAATGGCATTGGTAAAATAGATACAATACAGCCTAAGGCGGGCTATTTTGAAGCGCACGGTACTATCGAACACCCTGATATGTACACCATGTTATTCCAAAACAAACACAACATGCGCCAGTATGTAAAAGAGGATATGTTTATAGAGGGCGGAAACATTACCGTTGAGTGCGATTTTAAAAAGAAGATGCTGAACTATAAATTGGAAAATGATAAAACCGATAAGGCATACATTGAATATTGGAAGCGTTTTAGTCCGCTGGTGCGGGTGGCGCGTATGACGATCGACTCATCGTACCTGCCCGGCAAAACAGCCGACGAAAAGAAGACTTACGCTGCCGTTTACAAGCGTGTTTGCGAAGTAGAAAATGATGTAGCCCGGCAATTTGTAAAAGAGAATACCAATAACATATTAGGTGCCTTTGTTTGCAGTAGCAGTTTGCGCAGCCTGCCGGTTGATGAACTGGAAGCCATTTATAACCGCTTCGATCCGCTGATGAAAAACACCCGGTTCCTTAAAGCTGTCGCCGATAAAATTAAAGGTACCCGCGCGGCTGTTACGGGTAACCAGGCCCCGCTGTTCACGCAAAACGGCGTTGATGGTAAGCCGCTTTCACTGGCCAATTATAAAGGTAAATATGTACTGGTTGATTTCTGGGCATCATGGTGCGGCCCCTGCCGTGCCGAGAACCCTAACCTGGTAGCTGCTTACGCGCAGTATAAAAATAAAAACTTCAGCATCCTTGGCGTATCGCTTGACGAGGATAAGAAGGCATGGATGAAAGCTATTAAAGATGATAAACTAACCTGGGACCATGTAAGCGACCTGAAGGGCTGGCAAAATGAGGCGGTAAAAATGTATGCCGTAGGCGCCGTACCCCAAAACTTTTTGATAGATCCACAAGGCAAGATCATCGCCCAAAACCTGCGCGGCGAAGAGTTAAAGGCCACTTTGGAGAAATTGGTAAAGTAACAGATCATAAATACGATGTCATTGCGAGGAGCAGTATGGGCTTTTTGTGTAGGGGGCGACGTGGCAATCTCGTCGTTCTGCCCTGCGGGCGACGGGATTGCCGCAATGACAAATTGACTATCATCACATGAAAAAAATAATCATCATCCTAACCATCATCATCACCGCGCTGCAAAGTTTCGCCCAGTTTAAAATAAGCGGGCGGGTAATGCATCCCACCAAAGGCGATAGCCTAACCCTGAACCTGCCATTTGTATACGGCTTTTACCACGAGGATAATATTAGTATCCCGGTAGATAAAAGCGGTCGCTTCAGCATCAACATCCCGGTAAAAGGGCAAAAATTTGGTACAATTAGCTGGCAGGGTGCAAGCAGCACAGTATTGCTTACCCCTGGGAGGCAGTTAACCTTATTGCTGGATACCGGAGGGAAATTCAAAACTTTTGGTGGGACGGCAGGCGGGGAGAACCGGCTGCTTAACGCGACCAAACTGGCCGAAGTTTCATTCATTACCAAGGGTTCACGACAAACCAGTCCGTATGCTAAGCTAAGCAATGTCGAAATAAAAGAGCAGGTGGTAAAACCATGGCTGGCCCTGCGCGATGAGCATTTGCAAATGGTGCAGGCAGCTAAACTATCGGCGCATGATAAAGCGTTGATCGCATCGGAAATAAAATACCACACCCTGGTTGAGCTGGATTACTTTGCCCGCGGCATTATGAACACGCCAAAGCAGCAGGTGGCCGATCTGTTGCTGGATATTTTTGATGGCGTTAAGCCCGAACCGGAAGTGTTCCCCGCGGGGCCGCAATATTACCTGTATGCCGGGGCTTATTTAAGCTATATGGAAACTAAGGTGTTCAGCCAGCATTCGCCAAATGATGAACAGGGTAAGCGGGCTTTTTTAGATCTGTACAAGATCAGCCTCGACAGCGCCACCGCGCTGGTGAAGCAGAACGGCAAGCCCTACATTAAATGGTATCTGCTGAAGGAATATTTTAGCCGCAAGGTGGCCGAACAGTATTTGGCGCAGGCCATCTACACCCAATGGCACGATAAGGACCTGAGCCATGTGGAACCCATGATGCGCGACATGCAGGCTTATTTTCCTGCCAGCAAATACCTGCCGGTATTACATAAAAAGGTAGATGCGCTTAACATCGCCCTAAAGCAAAACGAACTGAATAAGCAGATACAGGTATTTGCCGGCTATGAAAAGGTGAACTCTGTTTATGATGTGATCAGCACGTTGAAAGGTAAGGTGGTTTACCTTGATATTTGGGGTACCTGGTGCCCGGCCTGTAAGGATGACCTGAAGTATGTACCGAAGCTGAAGGCGCGTTTTAAGGATAAGAATGTGGTGTTTGTTTATTTAGATATGGACGATGACGTTAAGGATGCACAGTGGAAGACGTTTATTAAGGTAAATGGCCTTACCGGCATCCACCTGCGTAAGAATAAAGAGGACATCCAAAAGTTTTGGGACGAGTTGATCATTGATAAAAAGAAACAGAGTTTGTATCCCACCTGCTTTATCTTTGATAAAAATGGTAAGTTAGTGCAGCCCGAGGCATTGCGCCCGCCCGATGAGGCGGCCCTGTACGCCCAAATAGAAAAGTACCTGTAAGCCATGATAAAAGCCATAGCTGTTGACGATGAACCCTTAGCGCTGGAGGTGATCCGCTCGCATGCGGCGAGGGTGCCCTTTTTACAGGTAGACGCCTATTTTACCAACGCTTTCGAGGCCATCGACTACATGGCGAAGCATACCGCCGACCTATTGTTCCTGGACATCAAAATGCCCGATATCTCCGGCCTGGAACTGGCCGAGGGCCTGCAGCATAAGCCGCTTATCATCTTCACAACAGCCTATGCCGAGCATGCGGTAACCAGTTACGAGTTAAATGCCATCGACTATCTGCTAAAACCATTCTCGTACCCCCGGTTCCTGAAAGCCTGCCACAAGGCGCACGAGCAGTTACTGTTACGACAGGGAGGTAAGCTGCCGGTAGCTGATAGCATTTTTATTAAATCGGGCTATGAGCAAATTAAGATAGCCTTTGCCGATTTGCTTTACCTGGAGGGCGGCGGCAATTACATGAGTTTTATAATGACCGATGGGCGCAGCATCCTCTCGCGACTTACCATGGCCGATGCGCTGACTTTATTGCCTGCGGAGATCTTCGCGCGGGTGCACCGGTCGTATATTGTAAACAAAACCAAGATAGACCGCGTGGAGCGGCACCAGTTGCACATAGCAGGGCAGATGGTACCTATCGGCAGCGCTTTTGATAGTGGGGCGATATTGAAGTAGGTTGCCTTAGGCATTCCCAGTGCATGTGCCTTCACAAGCACCTTGCGGAGGGCGGCTTGTAAGGACACATGCCACAAAGATATCCGCTGTCGGTAGTCTCAGACTTCAGATATATATGTCCGTAGCCTGAGGCTACGGACAGTGGGGATAAAATCATGTAACACAATGTAACATAATTTTAATGAAAAAAATACTCAATTAATTGATTATCAATTTGTTAACTTTTAAAACGAGCAAAAACATGTTAACCTTTTTTTGCGCTTAATTTTATAGCTAATATTATTAATATCTTTAGGCATGAACCTTAAATGCCTTGTCGTTTTCTTTTCGCTTTTCAGCATAACGGCGCATGCGCAGCATTTACAAGGCAATGTTATTGATGGGCAAACCAACCAAACTATTCCCGGTGCTACAATCAGTATCGCAAGTAAAAATTTCTTTTACCCCGCAGATAACGATGGCAAGTTTGATATAAGCGACAGTCGTATACAATCTACCGATACCATCAGCATATCTTGTGTAGGCTATATCACGCAAAAAATGGTTGTGAGGGATTTTGGGCAGGAAACAGTAGTTAAGCTGCAGCCTTTTACAACCCAGCTTAAGGAAGTAAAAGTAGGCTATACAAAATCGCAAATTATAAACGTAGGCAGCAAGGTGAAATCATATTTCGGTACAGCTTCAATTTTGCCGGGTATGGAGATTGCCATGTTTATGCCGGGATCGGCAGGGGTAAAAGGCATCATACAAACCGCTGAATTTTACCTGCGTGAGGGGAATTTGTTTACTGGTGCTAAGGGAGATGTTACAGCGCCCTTCAGGGTGCGGTTATATAGTGTGGGGGCCGATGGTAAACCGGGTAAGGAATTGATCAGCGATGTGATCATTGTATCGGCTAAAAAGAAGAACGACTGGTTTGTGGTGGATATTTCCCGCTACCAGGTTGAAAATCCGGGTAGCGGGTTCTTTGTATCTTTTGGTTTGCTGGATGCCCGGTATTACCAGGTAAACAGCAAATACAGGGGCATATTTAGCAGTAGTGCGGATATTAAAACTCCACGGCTTAGTTTTACCGAAAAGGAGTTTAAAGAGGTGTTATCCTATCACGGCAGCAGCAACGGGTCATGGCATCCCACAAGTGCCAATTACCTGATCAGGGCTACCATAGCCGCCGATGCGTATTAGTTAATAGCAGTCAGGTCTACCGTAAATACCAGTACCGAATTGGCCGGGATAGAGCCGGTAACGTTGTTGGCATAACCCAGGCCCGATGGAATGATCAGCAGGATGCGGCCGCCAACGTTAATATGCGGGATACCCAGCGTCCAGCCGCGAATTACCGCGCCCAGGGATGTTTTAAAGCCGTTTGAGGCATCAAACTGGTTACCATTTAATAATTTACCTACATAGTTAACAGTAACGGTAGAGGTTGTGGTAGGATAATTGCCTGTGCCGGGAGTGATTACTTGGTAGTATAAGCCCGATGGGTCTTTTACCACGTTGGTAAGGCCGCCTGCTTTTACATAAGCCTGTATATCCGAATCATCTTTGGCGGCTTGTGCCGAGGCATCAAAATCGTCGCTTTTTTTGCATGATGACAGACCGGCTACCACCACTAAAAGAATCATTAAGTATTTTTTCATCAATGTATAAACTGTTATTTGGGATAAAAATTATATGTCCTTTTAACTAATCTCCAATCACTAATTCACTGTTCTTATCTTCAGCTCCGCCATTTGCGCTTCGGCAATGGTTGATGGCGAATCGATCATCACATCGCGGCCCGAGTTGTTTTTTGGGAAGGCGATCACATCGCGGATAGAATCCAACCCGGCGAAGATCGATGCAAGCCTGTCGAACCCGAAGGCGATACCACCATGCGGCGGCGCGCCAAATTCAAAGGCATCCATCAAAAAGCCAAATTGCTTTTGCGCCTCCTCTGGCGAGAAACCCAGGTGCTTAAACATCAGCGATTGCAGTTTGCGGTCGTGGATACGGATAGATCCGCCGCCAATTTCGGTACCGTTGATCACCAAATCGTAAGCGTTGGCACGCACAGCGCCCGGGTTGCTATCCAGCAGGTCGATATCTTCAGGCTTTGGCGATGTGAATGGGTGGTGCATGGCATGGTAGCGGCTGGTTTCTTCGTCCCACTCCAGCAGCGGGAAATCAACCACCCACAGCGGCGCGAATTTGTTTTTATCGCGCAGGCCAAGGCGACTGCCCATTTCCAAACGTAGTTCGTTCATTTGCTTGCGCACCTTATCGGTGCCGCCGGCCAACATCAGTATCAAATCGCCCGGCTCAGCGTTAAAGGCGGCTGCCCAGTTAGTTAGGTCATCCTCGCCATAAAACTTATCAACCGATGATTTCAACGTGCCATCGGGCTGGTAGCGGCAGTAGATCAAACCGGTAGCGCCAATTTGCGGGCGCTTCAGCCATTCGGTCAATTCGTCCAGTTGCTTGCGGGTATATTCGGCACAACCTTTGGCATTGATACCCAACACCAGTTCGGCATTGTCGAAAACGCCAAAGTTTTTGCCCTTCACCAGGCCGTTCATCTCTACAAATTCCATCCCAAAGCGCAGGTCGGGTTTATCCGATCCGTACAGGCGCATGGCATCAGCATAATCCATCCTTGGGAAATCATCCAGTTGGATGCCCTTAACATGGTTAAACAGGTGGCGGGTCATGCCCTCAAAAATATTCAGGATATCTTCCTGCTCAATGAATGACATCTCACAGTCTATCTGTGTAAACTCCGGCTGGCGGTCGGCGCGCAAATCCTCATCGCGGAAGCATTTAACGATCTGGAAGTAACGATCAAAACCGCTCACCATCAGCAATTGCTTAAAAGTTTGTGGCGATTGTGGCAGGGCGTAAAATTCGCCCGGATTCATGCGGCTTGGCACCACAAAGTCGCGCGCACCTTCCGGGGTCGATTTGATCAGCACCGGGGTCTCTACCTCAATAAAGTCAAGATCGCTCAGGTAGCGGCGCACCTCTTGCGCCATTTTATGGCGCAGCACCAGGTTGTTGCGTATCGGGTTACGGCGCAGGTCTAAGTAGCGGTATTTAGCGCGCAGTTCTTCACCGCCGTCGGTTTCGTCTTCTATCAAAAACGGCGGGATCTTCGATTCGTTCAGGATGTCGATATCTGTAACAGCGATCTCAATATCGCCGGTAGCCATTTTAGGGTTCTTGCTGGTACGCTCTAACACGGTACCACTTACGCGAATCACAAATTCGCGGCCCAGGCTGCGGCTTTTATCGCGCAGGGTAGCTTCGGTATCGGTATTTAAAACCAACTGGGTTAAACCATAACGGTCGCGCACGTCTATAAACGTGGTACCGCCCAAATCGCGCGATTTTTGCACCCATCCGCATAAAGTTACAGACTGGCCTAAGTTGCTGATATTTAATTGGCCGCAATTGTGTGTACGTAGCAT comes from Mucilaginibacter mali and encodes:
- the msrA gene encoding peptide-methionine (S)-S-oxide reductase MsrA; this translates as MKKNIFYLILLFTISCATVFAQDHDISGSKSFKEMNSHKATASKTKKLDTATFATGCFWCTEAKFQQLKGVKTVTSGFTGGHVKNPTYEQVCTGETGHAEACNIVYDPAVISYDELLAAFFTAHDPTQLNRQGNDEGTQYRSDIFYHNADQKSKAQYYIAKLNEEKVYKDKIVTRVDPYTAFYKAEGYHQDYFNRNPNQAYCKYVIQPALEKFKAVFKDKMKK
- a CDS encoding sensor histidine kinase; this encodes MKYSRIEFGIATFLFVMFLFASIGGGRFPGGWGFGYMLMTTSAYVGFLLLNYYVVPTFWFKKRYFEAVGLTLSVYTMVGLCNTVLFSYTRSWMYDRVSLFQANLSFLSYGFSVAGLFMLIYALYVLVREIIFYQYKLAQVKQSLPSRITREIVLVFSIWLAILLPMLVLRGTGLMRDIGPFYFFTFPYCCIIYFLNLYWLIPGYKNNPENTGLKYFFSILGIAIAVGLIQVALLLQMRYSLTGIIILFWLIPTAISVAASWWIYWRNQETFRQLTTLQTALGNTSANLQYLRSQINPHFLFNALNTLYGTALMEKADKTGEGIQKLGDMMRFMLHENHQDKIALNRELEYLHNYIDLQNMRLALSPDMEIDIQIDEMDGYYEIAPMLLIPFIENAYKHGISLQSKSWINASLYKQGDVLHLDVHNSIHPVYMNDPERDQSGTGLANVRQRLELVYPRRHELVVRQNAKEFFVHLSITLNTIKP
- a CDS encoding outer membrane beta-barrel protein; amino-acid sequence: MKKIILSLMLLAGVGLTVKAQEFPRTAFSIGPELGFPSNSVYNIGYGASAKIEFPVVGKLGLSLTGGYSRFHYKSSLTGAFGAQAPSSFIPLKAGVRYGVSTGLYLEAEGGNVIETTSNFTNNSRNMFAFSIGPGFLFRISEKQNIDLGIRYEQWSKNVLKQTALRVAYRIGW
- a CDS encoding DUF3667 domain-containing protein, whose amino-acid sequence is MECKTCGNSHPEKFCPSCGEKSFDPKQLSLKEFAEELFEGFMHFDNKFFRTVKMLITKPGQLSLEYTHGRRVYFMRPIQFFLVVNLLFFVLAFHNMYSLSLYNYITFTPFTNYNTKQIIGGLLAEKHLTLAEYTQLFNEKIKVLSKEMIFLFIPLYGGIFALFFFKKKQYFVEHLTFATHFCAFILLLALASFYFVTLPFYAITRISYSADFDNISSLLTTACVGIYAAVAINRFYKPHLIWSIVVALLIAGSFFSFIQFYRMILFFQIVRFGH
- a CDS encoding ATP-binding cassette domain-containing protein translates to MSISVQGLTKVYGSQKAVDNISFTAQPGVLGFLGPNGAGKSTTMKMLTGFVPQTSGTATVAGFDINTQSLEVRSRIGYLPENNPLYLDMYVKESLAFIAGIHGMKEPALRIAEVIELTGLQPEQHKKIGQLSRGYRQRVGLAQAILHNPEVLILDEPTSGLDPNQLIGIRQLIRDLGKTKTIILSTHIMQEVEAVCNQVIIINKGKIVADDTLKGLTDVHKGQSLEQIFISLTNN
- a CDS encoding VanZ family protein gives rise to the protein MLHQILKQALFISGITLPLWLVFRIVVNSYKKRQGTGLLWGQELKQFVLYVYIICVLMITVMPLPMTRHHGPKRGHINILPIANTAKQFNAVLARGTHGMMVHALENIVGNVILFLPLGICLPMLWPQYFNFKRVLLTAFLFSLTIELTQLFSRQFGIYRSVDVDDVILNTCGAILGFATIGRLFRQKRVLNQV
- the msrB gene encoding peptide-methionine (R)-S-oxide reductase MsrB; this translates as MKRIVVLIALFCAVSGAYAQNIKNDKAHANNPYYSNTDTKKLHVSNAEWKKILPPALYATAREADTERPFTGKYWNANAKGTYYCAVCGNLLFRSTAKFASDCGWPSFFETQNKNAVIYREDHSVGMDRTEVLCARCESHLGHIFDDGPPPTGKRFCMNSVSLDFLPDELKKK